In Neodiprion pinetum isolate iyNeoPine1 chromosome 6, iyNeoPine1.2, whole genome shotgun sequence, one genomic interval encodes:
- the MED28 gene encoding mediator of RNA polymerase II transcription subunit 28 isoform X1 yields the protein MATPTNGNGNLVDEFEEAFQQCLNVLTKDESLGINNVGTGLSVDKDEARAEVEQVTLRFIDLARQMEAFFLQKRFLLSALKPELVVKEDINDLKVELVRKDELIKRHYDKISIWQNLLADLQGWAKSPVQGPAPNGLANGSGVQAQPPGNGSGGPVLQQQQQQQQQQQQQQQQQQQHQQQQLQLQQQLQQIQQHQLQQQQLHQQQVQQGAGAPPPQGLQGVGVSVAQQGMFMSQGGGGRAGGFGVGGGALQGPLAFLEKTTSNIGMPEGRR from the exons ATGGCGACTCCGACAAATGGCAATGGAAATCTGGTCGACGAATTCGAAGAAGCATTTCAG CAATGTCTGAATGTCTTAACAAAAGATGAAAGCCTTGGGATCAACAACGTAGGCACGGGTCTATCTGTTGACAAAGACGAGGCACGAGCAGAGGTCGAACAAGTTACTTTGAGGTTCATAGATCTTGCTCGGCAAATGGAAGCATTTTTCCTACAAAAACGTTTTTTGCTGTCCGCTTTGAAGCCTGAGTTAGTTGTCAAGGAAGACATAAATGACCTGAAAGTAGAACTTGTCAGGAAAGATGAACTAATCAAGAGGCATTACGACAAAATTTCCATATGGCAAAATCTGCTAGCTGATTTACAAGGCTGGGCCAAATCGCCGGTACAAGGCCCTGCACCTAATG GACTGGCAAATGGTAGTGGAGTTCAGGCGCAACCACCTGGTAATGGAAGTGGGGGGCCGGTAttgcaacaacagcagcagcagcaacaacagcaacagcagcagcaacaacagcagcagcagcaccaacaacaacaactccAGCTACAACAGCAATTGCAACAGATACAGCAGCATCAACTGCAGCAGCAACAGCTCCATCAACAACAG GTACAACAGGGTGCAGGTGCTCCGCCGCCTCAGGGTCTACAAGGCGTCGGCGTATCGGTGGCGCAACAAGGGATGTTCATGTCACAAGGGGGTGGGGGAAGAGCAGGTGGCTTTGGGGTAGGAGGCGGTGCTTTACAGGGTCCACTCGCATTCCTTGAGAAGACTACAAGCAATATAGGAATGCCGGAAGGGCGGAGGTGA
- the LOC124222423 gene encoding leucine-rich repeat transmembrane neuronal protein 3-like, which produces MMSRFCATFLAIVAFACYVELVSGEKWAKYWIDKNKAYPYFGSYGVSKFSYLDKAPSKLRSITYYKCNLPNIEGNVFYRFRNTLENLDIHESNVETISSDAFYKLIHLRNLTLWGNKLQRVFQAWFEDLDELRTLDLSFNQISLIDEEAFTKMPKLENLYIEHNLLVVLNPAVFTYLRNLKTIRLGRNPWDWWFRTQIMRQLDDQRVSYSNDWEDFKWISHVIWTCIEKDQAKNDDDTILDCASAYLLSETSKISNTDQKYCSQEARNLYNCEKNHDEKRNVSMTPKVVVRKVFQAFIGAVNKMLYPDAELTYRGGIAAPETRGEEIAIFGD; this is translated from the exons ATGATGTCACGATTCTGCGCTACTTTCTTGGCGATCGTAGCCTTCGCGTGCTACGTCGAACTCGTTTCCGGTGAAAAATGGGCGAAATACTGGATCGATAAAAACAAAGCATATCCATATTTCGGGAGCTAtggtgtttcaaaattttcgtaccTCGATAAAGCACCTTCTAAATTGCGTTCAATCACGTATTACAAGTGTAACTTACCGAATATCGAAGG AAACGTCTTTTATCGCTTCCGAAATACTTTGGAAAATTTGGACATTCACGAGTCAAATGTCGAGACTATAAGTTCAGACGCATTTTACAAGCTGATACACTTGAGGAACTTGACTCTCTGGGGAAATAAATTGCAGAGGGTTTTCCAAGCTTGGTTTGAGGATCTGGATGAATTGAGAACATTGGATCTATCCTTCAATCAAATTTCTTTGATCGATGAAGAAGCTTTCACGAAAATGCCCAAATTAGAAAATCTCTATATTGAGCATAATCTATTGGTTGTCTTGAATCCGGCCGTATTTACGTACTTGAGAAATCTAAAGACAATACGGCTCGGAAGAAATCCGTGGGACTGGTG GTTCCGCACGCAAATCATGCGGCAGCTGGACGACCAGCGTGTCTCCTATTCAAACGACTGGGAAGATTTTAAATGGATAAGCCACGTTATCTGGACTTGTATAGAAAAAGATCAAGCGAAAAATGACGACGATACGATACTCGATTGCGCATCAGCTTATCTGCTTTCAGAAACGTCAAAGATTTCTAACACCGATCAAAAATACTGCAGCCAAGAAGCGAGAAATCTTTacaactgtgaaaaaaatcacgacgAAAAGAGAAACGTGTCGATGACGCCAAAAGTTGTAGTGCGAAAAGTTTTCCAAGCATTTATTGGCGCGGTTAACAAAATGCTGTATCCAGACGCAGAGTTAACTTATCGTGGAGGTATAGCAGCTCCAGAAACTAGGGGGGAAGAAATTGCAATCTTCGGAGATTGA
- the Fbxl7 gene encoding F-box/LRR-repeat protein 7, giving the protein MDGSCPLLLSNFGEQNGSDRGVGYLVQKLPLYRPSPDTSDLGYHTLDNSACRSSSSTSNVTAPIKHQHQHQQQKTLCQLDEELLLKIFDWLTTKERCTVAQTCHRLREVAWHPSLWHDIEMDHTQCVTTAMNAIAYHGHHSRIHRLILDGASGHPGVLAALPLPRLTTLALRHLRHVNDDIVAAILDNCMHLRELDLTGCAFVTRAYTHRSALQLQSLDMSDCHGVDDAGLALTLSRMPHLSCLYLRRCARITDASLVAVTSYCGTLRQLSVSDCGRVTDFGVRELAARLGPSLRYLSVGKCDRVSDAGILVVARHCYKLRYLNARGCEALSDTAVLALAKGCPRMRAFDLGKCDIGDATLEALSTGCPNLKKLSLRGCERITDDGLEALAYYVRGLRQLNIGDCPKVTCLGYRAVKRYCRRCVIEHTNPGFSS; this is encoded by the coding sequence ATGGATGGATCGTGCCCCCTACTCCTCTCAAATTTTGGCGAACAGAATGGTTCCGATCGTGGAGTTGGATATCTGGTGCAGAAGTTGCCACTGTACAGGCCAAGCCCAGACACGAGTGACTTGGGCTACCACACCTTGGACAATAGTGCTTGCAGGTCATCGTCGTCTACTTCAAACGTCACAGCTCCCATCAAACATCAACACCAGCATCAGCAGCAAAAGACTCTGTGCCAATTGGACGAAGAATTGTTATTGAAGATTTTTGACTGGCTTACAACCAAGGAACGATGTACAGTAGCTCAAACATGCCATCGACTGCGAGAAGTTGCATGGCATCCCTCCCTATGGCACGACATAGAGATGGACCATACGCAGTGTGTGACTACAGCTATGAATGCAATAGCATATCATGGCCACCATTCCAGAATCCATCGTCTCATCCTGGACGGAGCCAGCGGACATCCTGGAGTCCTAGCGGCTCTTCCTTTGCCAAGACTGACGACTCTGGCCTTGCGTCACCTGAGACATGTGAATGATGACATTGTTGCAGCAATACTGGACAATTGTATGCATTTAAGAGAGCTAGACTTAACCGGATGTGCCTTTGTCACAAGAGCCTATACTCACCGCAGTGCTCTGCAGCTCCAATCGTTGGATATGAGTGATTGCCACGGCGTGGACGATGCTGGTCTTGCTCTCACCCTTTCTCGCATGCCCCATCTCTCTTGTCTTTATTTACGACGTTGTGCACGAATAACCGATGCCAGCCTTGTTGCTGTGACTTCATACTGCGGAACTTTGCGTCAACTTTCCGTATCAGATTGTGGAAGAGTAACAGATTTTGGTGTGCGAGAATTAGCTGCGCGTTTGGGTCCGTCTTTGAGGTACCTTTCCGTTGGCAAATGTGATCGTGTTTCGGATGCTGGAATCCTAGTTGTCGCACGACATTGCTACAAGTTGAGATACCTAAATGCCAGAGGATGCGAAGCACTCAGCGATACTGCTGTCCTCGCATTGGCCAAGGGCTGCCCTCGCATGCGTGCCTTTGACCTCGGGAAGTGTGACATTGGTGATGCAACCCTGGAGGCTCTATCAACAGGTTGTCCAAACTTGAAAAAGCTTTCTTTACGGGGCTGTGAACGCATAACTGATGATGGCCTTGAAGCTCTTGCCTATTATGTCCGTGGCTTGCGGCAATTGAATATTGGAGATTGTCCAAAAGTCACTTGTCTTGGATATCGTGCTGTTAAACGCTATTGTCGACGCTGTGTCATTGAGCACACCAACCCTGGCTTTTCGAGTTGA
- the MED28 gene encoding mediator of RNA polymerase II transcription subunit 28 isoform X2 yields the protein MLCKPMPGSLWMVVKKKQCLNVLTKDESLGINNVGTGLSVDKDEARAEVEQVTLRFIDLARQMEAFFLQKRFLLSALKPELVVKEDINDLKVELVRKDELIKRHYDKISIWQNLLADLQGWAKSPVQGPAPNGLANGSGVQAQPPGNGSGGPVLQQQQQQQQQQQQQQQQQQQHQQQQLQLQQQLQQIQQHQLQQQQLHQQQVQQGAGAPPPQGLQGVGVSVAQQGMFMSQGGGGRAGGFGVGGGALQGPLAFLEKTTSNIGMPEGRR from the exons ATGCTCTGTAAGCCCATGCCTGGAAGCCTATGGATGGTAGTCAAAAAGAAG CAATGTCTGAATGTCTTAACAAAAGATGAAAGCCTTGGGATCAACAACGTAGGCACGGGTCTATCTGTTGACAAAGACGAGGCACGAGCAGAGGTCGAACAAGTTACTTTGAGGTTCATAGATCTTGCTCGGCAAATGGAAGCATTTTTCCTACAAAAACGTTTTTTGCTGTCCGCTTTGAAGCCTGAGTTAGTTGTCAAGGAAGACATAAATGACCTGAAAGTAGAACTTGTCAGGAAAGATGAACTAATCAAGAGGCATTACGACAAAATTTCCATATGGCAAAATCTGCTAGCTGATTTACAAGGCTGGGCCAAATCGCCGGTACAAGGCCCTGCACCTAATG GACTGGCAAATGGTAGTGGAGTTCAGGCGCAACCACCTGGTAATGGAAGTGGGGGGCCGGTAttgcaacaacagcagcagcagcaacaacagcaacagcagcagcaacaacagcagcagcagcaccaacaacaacaactccAGCTACAACAGCAATTGCAACAGATACAGCAGCATCAACTGCAGCAGCAACAGCTCCATCAACAACAG GTACAACAGGGTGCAGGTGCTCCGCCGCCTCAGGGTCTACAAGGCGTCGGCGTATCGGTGGCGCAACAAGGGATGTTCATGTCACAAGGGGGTGGGGGAAGAGCAGGTGGCTTTGGGGTAGGAGGCGGTGCTTTACAGGGTCCACTCGCATTCCTTGAGAAGACTACAAGCAATATAGGAATGCCGGAAGGGCGGAGGTGA
- the LOC124222420 gene encoding cytosol aminopeptidase isoform X2 translates to MKGLVLGVYETEGQDGVRLTPTAVQYNELVNGKLLENISLAGPKLKKTETRVFWGLEPAESRQHVGVAVVGLGKPNLGINELEEIHEGKENVRAAAAAGCRALDAVEIKNISIESLGDAEAAAEGAGLASWFFQEFKNKEKQKVLPQVSFYGSEGKQQWHKGLIKAEAQNWARKLADTPANLMTPTIFANQVSTELSQLGVKVQVHDKAWAEQKGMGSFLSVARGSAEPPKFLEISYEGAGKGTKKPIVFVGKGVTFDSGGISIKPSAQMDEMRADMGGAACVVASIKAAAQLQLKVNIVGLIPLTENLPSGTATKPGDVVVAMNGKTICVDNTDAEGRLILADALCYAQEFKPRLTLDIATLTGAMRIALGGVATGVFTNSAELYENLRTAGTFTGDRVWRFPLWQHFNDAMTKSHKAVDVNNLSKSKGGGSCTAAGFLREFVEKDAPWLHLDIAGVMGPGNDELPYLPAGMTGRPTRTLVQFLEQLS, encoded by the exons ATG aaGGGATTAGTGCTTGGGGTATACGAGACGGAAGGCCAAGATGGTGTTAGGCTAACACCTACAGCTGTACAATATAACGAACTTGTGAATGGAAAGTTACTGGAAAACATTTCTCT AGCTGGgccgaaattgaaaaagacaGAGACTAGGGTGTTCTGGGGTCTAGAACCTGCTGAGAGCAGGCAACATGTCGGAGTGGCAGTTGTTGGTTTGGGAAAGCCGAATCTCGGTATCAACGAATTGGAAGAAATACATGAAGGCAAGGAAAATGTACGGGCAGCAGCCGCTG CTGGATGTCGAGCATTGGACgccgttgaaataaaaaacataagCATCGAATCACTAGGAGATGCTGAAGCAGCAGCTGAAGGAGCTGGTCTTGCATCATGGTTTTTCCaggaattcaaaaataaagaaaagcaGAAAGTTTTACCACAGGTTTCTTTCTATGGTTCGGAAGGAAA GCAACAGTGGCATAAAGGACTTATTAAGGCAGAAGCTCAAAACTGGGCCCGGAAGCTGGCTGATACACCAGCAAACTTGATGACCCCAACAATCTTTGCTAACCAAGTATCTACCGAGCTTTCACAACTCGGGGTCAAGGTTCAAGTACACGACAAGGCATGGGCGGAACAGAAGGGCATGGGCTCATTCCTGAGCGTAGCTCGTGGCAGTGCTGAACCTcctaaatttcttgaaatcaGCTATGAGGGAGCAGGTAAAGGTACCAAGAAACCAATCGTCTTTGTTGGCAAAGGTGTTACCTTTGATTCTGGTGGCATCAGTATCAAG CCCTCGGCTCAGATGGACGAGATGCGTGCAGATATGGGTGGTGCTGCTTGCGTTGTCGCTTCGATCAAGGCAGCTGCTCAACTGCAGTTGAAAGTTAATATTGTTGGCTTAATCCCACTCACAGAAAATTTACCTTCCGGTACTGCTACAAAACCCGGTGATGTTGTCGTTGCGATGAATGGCAAAACTATTTGCGTTGATAATACAGATGCCGAAGGCAGACTGATCTTGGCTGACGCATTGTGCTATGCCCAAGAATTTAAACCAAG ATTGACTTTGGATATTGCTACATTGACCGGTGCAATGAGAATTGCATTAGGGGGGGTTGCTACAGGCGTATTTACAAACAGCGCCGAATTATACGAAAACCTAAGAACTGCCGGAACATTTACTGGTGATCGAGTGTGGCGGTTTCCACTTTGGCAACATTTCAATGATGCAATGACAA AAAGTCACAAAGCTGTGGATGTTAACAACCTTAGTAAGAGTAAGGGCGGTGGTTCTTGTACGGCTGCAGGTTTCTTGCGAGAATTTGTCGAAAAGGACGCTCCTTGGCTTCACTTGGACATTGCAGGTGTTATGGGTCCTGGTAACGACGAGCTACCCTATCTTCCGGCTGGGATGACAGGTCGTCCAACGCGTACCCTCGTCCAATTTCTCGAGCAACTGTCATAA
- the Slu7 gene encoding pre-mRNA-splicing factor Slu7, with translation MTTPSANVPVSVILKNKSEFEDEPRKKSREDWRKAKELEEARKAGTAPAAVDEEGKDINPHIPQYISATPWYFGAEGPTLKHQRPQPEKQRQFSHLDEWYKRGVDTSKVAVKYRKGACENCGAVTHKKKDCMERPRKIGAKFTNANIAPDEFVQPDLSVDYDGKRDRWAGYDPAEHRAIVEEYQKIEDAKRQMRADKLNAEENDEQDSDKDEDKYVDEVDMPGTKVDSKQRITVRNLRIREDTAKYLRNLDPNSAYYDPKTRSMRDNPYAGTDQEVAYRGENFARFSGDTQQHAVAQLFAWDAHERGVDVHLLAEPTKLELLKQEYDKKRDELKDEARGGVIKRYGGAEHLQAPPAALLLAQTEDYVEYSRYGKVIKGQEKQVIRSKYEEDVFPNNHTSVWGSYWEGGHWGYRCCHSFVKNSYCTGDAGKQVTDVPTPGPTLIDEQNQKVRETDILETKEEQMVVARDAEQNSDSSVNDKDSSDSSNEEENWKSKTERKSKSKKKSKKRKQKEKRRNKKANKDEDKLKEALRKEVENQKEADRLLKMDERKRPYNSMFEVKEPTAEEIEAFQMKRKRDEDPMAHFLNK, from the exons ATGACAACTCCATCGGCCAACGTTCCTGTATCTGTgatacttaaaaataaaagcgagTTTGAGGATGAGCCGAGAAAAAAGAGCAGGGAAGATTGGCGCAAAGCAAAAGAGCTAGAGGAGGCTCGGAAAGCAGGTACTGCGCCTGCAGCTGTTGACGAGGAAGGGAAAGATATAAATCCACACATTCCTCAATACATCAGCGCTACACCTTGGTATTTTGGTGCAGAG GGCCCAACACTCAAACATCAAAGACCTCAACCTGAGAAACAAAGACAGTTCAGCCACTTGGATGAATGGTACAAACGTGGTGTAGATACAAGCAAAGTAGCAGTAAAGTATAGAAAAGGAGCTTGCGAAAATTGCGGAGCTGTTACgcataagaaaaaagattgCATGGAAAGGCCTCGAAAAATTGGGGCTAAATTTACTAATGCTAATATTGCGCCAGATGAATTTGTCCAACCTGATTTATCTGTCGATTACGATGGTAAAAGAGATAG ATGGGCAGGCTATGACCCAGCGGAACACAGAGCTATTGTTGaagaatatcaaaaaataGAAGATGCCAAGAGACAAATGCGTGCTGATAAATTAAATGCAGAAGAAAACGACGAGCAAGATTCGGACAAAGATGAAGACAAATACGTAGACGAGGTGGACATGCCTGGTACAAAAGTTGACTCAAAGCAACGAATTACTGTACGAAACTTGAGGATTAGAGAAGATACTGCTAAGTACTTGCGAAATTTGGATCCAAATTCAGCATATTATGATCCCAAGACGAGGTCTATGAGGGACAATCCTTACGCAGGGACGGATCAAGA GGTTGCTTACCGAGGGGAAAATTTTGCACGTTTCTCTGGTGACACTCAGCAACATGCTGTTGCACAGCTGTTTGCATGGGATGCTCATGAACGCGGTGTTGATGTTCATCTTTTGGCCGAACCCACTAAGCTTGAATTACTCAAACAGGAATACGATAAAAAACGGGACGAACTTAAAGACGAGGCACGTGGTGGTGTGATTAAGAGATACGGAGGTGCGGAACATCTTCAGGCACCACCTGCCGCTTTGCTACTTGCTCAGACTGAAGACTATGTCGAATACTCGAGATATGGAAAG GTGATTAAAGGTCAAGAAAAGCAAGTGATACGTTCAAAATATGAAGAAGATGTTTTTCCAAACAATCACACATCGGTTTGGGGTTCCTACTGGGAAGGGGGCCATTGGGGATATAGGTGCTGTCATTCATTTGTTAAGAATTCCTATTGCACTGGTGATGCTGGAAAACAAGTTACAGATGTACCAACCCCGGGGCCTACCTTAATAGATGAACAGAACCAAAAAGTAAGAGAGACTGACATATTAGAGACCAAAGAGGAACAGATGGTAGTTGCACGAGATGCTGAACAAAACAGCGATTCCTCAGTCAATGACAAGGACTCAAGTGATTCTTCAAATGAGGAAGAGAATTGGAAATCAAAAACAGAACGTAAATCAAAATCCAAAAAGAAGAGTAAGAAACGAAAGCAAAAGGAAAAACGAAGGAATAAAAAGGCAAATAAAGATGAGGATAAATTGAAAGAAGCTTTAAGAaaagaagttgaaaatcaaaaggAAGCAGACAGACTGCTAAAAATGGATGAACGAAAACGGCCTTATAACAGCATGTTCGAAGTTAAAGAACCAACTGCAGAAGAAATTGAAGCTTTCCAGATGAAACGAAAACGTGACGAAGATCCTATGGCACATTTTCTGAATAAATAA
- the LOC124222420 gene encoding cytosol aminopeptidase isoform X1 produces the protein MMALLLVRPKGVRQGINQLRFFAHQSTMKKGLVLGVYETEGQDGVRLTPTAVQYNELVNGKLLENISLAGPKLKKTETRVFWGLEPAESRQHVGVAVVGLGKPNLGINELEEIHEGKENVRAAAAAGCRALDAVEIKNISIESLGDAEAAAEGAGLASWFFQEFKNKEKQKVLPQVSFYGSEGKQQWHKGLIKAEAQNWARKLADTPANLMTPTIFANQVSTELSQLGVKVQVHDKAWAEQKGMGSFLSVARGSAEPPKFLEISYEGAGKGTKKPIVFVGKGVTFDSGGISIKPSAQMDEMRADMGGAACVVASIKAAAQLQLKVNIVGLIPLTENLPSGTATKPGDVVVAMNGKTICVDNTDAEGRLILADALCYAQEFKPRLTLDIATLTGAMRIALGGVATGVFTNSAELYENLRTAGTFTGDRVWRFPLWQHFNDAMTKSHKAVDVNNLSKSKGGGSCTAAGFLREFVEKDAPWLHLDIAGVMGPGNDELPYLPAGMTGRPTRTLVQFLEQLS, from the exons ATGATGGCATTGCTTCTTGTCAGACCCAAAGGAGTACGACAAGGAATAAATCAGTTGCGTTTCTTCGCACACCAATCGACAATGAAG aaGGGATTAGTGCTTGGGGTATACGAGACGGAAGGCCAAGATGGTGTTAGGCTAACACCTACAGCTGTACAATATAACGAACTTGTGAATGGAAAGTTACTGGAAAACATTTCTCT AGCTGGgccgaaattgaaaaagacaGAGACTAGGGTGTTCTGGGGTCTAGAACCTGCTGAGAGCAGGCAACATGTCGGAGTGGCAGTTGTTGGTTTGGGAAAGCCGAATCTCGGTATCAACGAATTGGAAGAAATACATGAAGGCAAGGAAAATGTACGGGCAGCAGCCGCTG CTGGATGTCGAGCATTGGACgccgttgaaataaaaaacataagCATCGAATCACTAGGAGATGCTGAAGCAGCAGCTGAAGGAGCTGGTCTTGCATCATGGTTTTTCCaggaattcaaaaataaagaaaagcaGAAAGTTTTACCACAGGTTTCTTTCTATGGTTCGGAAGGAAA GCAACAGTGGCATAAAGGACTTATTAAGGCAGAAGCTCAAAACTGGGCCCGGAAGCTGGCTGATACACCAGCAAACTTGATGACCCCAACAATCTTTGCTAACCAAGTATCTACCGAGCTTTCACAACTCGGGGTCAAGGTTCAAGTACACGACAAGGCATGGGCGGAACAGAAGGGCATGGGCTCATTCCTGAGCGTAGCTCGTGGCAGTGCTGAACCTcctaaatttcttgaaatcaGCTATGAGGGAGCAGGTAAAGGTACCAAGAAACCAATCGTCTTTGTTGGCAAAGGTGTTACCTTTGATTCTGGTGGCATCAGTATCAAG CCCTCGGCTCAGATGGACGAGATGCGTGCAGATATGGGTGGTGCTGCTTGCGTTGTCGCTTCGATCAAGGCAGCTGCTCAACTGCAGTTGAAAGTTAATATTGTTGGCTTAATCCCACTCACAGAAAATTTACCTTCCGGTACTGCTACAAAACCCGGTGATGTTGTCGTTGCGATGAATGGCAAAACTATTTGCGTTGATAATACAGATGCCGAAGGCAGACTGATCTTGGCTGACGCATTGTGCTATGCCCAAGAATTTAAACCAAG ATTGACTTTGGATATTGCTACATTGACCGGTGCAATGAGAATTGCATTAGGGGGGGTTGCTACAGGCGTATTTACAAACAGCGCCGAATTATACGAAAACCTAAGAACTGCCGGAACATTTACTGGTGATCGAGTGTGGCGGTTTCCACTTTGGCAACATTTCAATGATGCAATGACAA AAAGTCACAAAGCTGTGGATGTTAACAACCTTAGTAAGAGTAAGGGCGGTGGTTCTTGTACGGCTGCAGGTTTCTTGCGAGAATTTGTCGAAAAGGACGCTCCTTGGCTTCACTTGGACATTGCAGGTGTTATGGGTCCTGGTAACGACGAGCTACCCTATCTTCCGGCTGGGATGACAGGTCGTCCAACGCGTACCCTCGTCCAATTTCTCGAGCAACTGTCATAA